A region of Paenibacillus sp. 37 DNA encodes the following proteins:
- the minC gene encoding septum site-determining protein MinC, giving the protein MTVKSNHVTIKGIRDGLVFLLDDQCEFEELLYELRYKLEHSHQNILTGPIVHVDIKLGAREVTEDQKEAILDILKQKGNLLIRSIDSPALQPEVKGPPPIVTMCGMVRSGQVLHHEGNLLFLGDINPGGTVTCTGDIYVLGSLRGMAHAGIGGDEEAIIAASVFAPTQLRIADIISRPPDEWESRETGMEFAYLQDNQMQIDKMSNIVRLRRDFNVFKGV; this is encoded by the coding sequence ATGACGGTAAAATCGAATCACGTAACGATTAAAGGCATCCGAGACGGCCTGGTTTTCCTGTTGGACGATCAATGTGAATTCGAGGAATTGCTCTATGAGCTCCGCTATAAGCTGGAACACAGCCATCAAAATATTTTGACCGGACCGATTGTTCATGTGGATATCAAGTTGGGTGCCCGCGAAGTGACAGAGGACCAGAAAGAAGCAATCCTCGATATATTGAAGCAAAAAGGGAATCTGCTTATTCGATCCATCGACTCACCTGCACTCCAACCGGAGGTTAAAGGACCACCGCCGATTGTAACCATGTGTGGTATGGTGCGTTCAGGTCAGGTGCTTCATCATGAAGGAAATCTCCTGTTTCTTGGGGATATCAATCCGGGGGGCACAGTGACGTGTACCGGAGATATATATGTGTTGGGTTCACTCAGAGGTATGGCTCATGCCGGAATTGGCGGGGACGAGGAAGCGATCATTGCCGCTTCGGTATTTGCACCGACGCAGCTACGGATTGCGGATATCATCAGTCGTCCTCCCGATGAATGGGAGAGCCGAGAGACCGGAATGGAATTTGCTTACTTACAGGACAATCAGATGCAGATAGACAAAATGAGCAATATCGTTCGGTTACGCCGAGATTTTAATGTGTTTAAAGGAGTGTAG
- the radC gene encoding RadC family protein: MESPQYMMRDIPQEERPRERMMEYGAGALSHAELLAILLRTGTRQESAVHMAQRILAEAGGIRSLMDLSLEELTTMKGIGNAKAVQLKAGIELGHRIAKSRLIQSTSIRTPRDAADILMEQLRYLQKEHFVCLFLNSKNHIIAQETLSMGSLNASIVHPREVFRAAIKCSSASIVCAHNHPSGDPTPSPEDIQITKRLIEAGAIVGIDVLDHIIIGDGTYVSLKEKGLV; this comes from the coding sequence ATGGAGTCGCCTCAATACATGATGCGCGACATCCCCCAGGAAGAACGCCCGAGAGAACGCATGATGGAATACGGGGCGGGCGCCTTAAGCCATGCTGAATTGCTGGCAATTTTACTTCGAACAGGCACAAGACAGGAATCCGCGGTGCATATGGCACAGCGGATTTTGGCCGAAGCGGGTGGCATTCGCTCGTTGATGGATTTGAGTTTGGAAGAACTGACCACGATGAAAGGGATTGGCAATGCCAAGGCTGTGCAATTGAAAGCTGGCATTGAGCTGGGTCATCGGATTGCCAAGAGCAGACTCATACAGTCGACTTCAATTCGTACACCGCGTGATGCAGCTGATATCCTGATGGAACAATTGCGTTACTTGCAAAAAGAACATTTTGTGTGTCTTTTTCTGAATAGCAAAAATCATATTATTGCCCAGGAAACACTCTCCATGGGCAGCCTTAACGCTTCGATTGTACATCCACGTGAAGTGTTCCGGGCTGCCATCAAATGCAGCAGCGCATCGATTGTGTGCGCACACAACCATCCGAGTGGTGATCCTACGCCCAGTCCGGAGGATATCCAAATAACCAAGAGACTGATTGAAGCAGGCGCTATTGTTGGCATTGACGTGCTTGATCATATTATTATCGGAGATGGAACGTACGTAAGTTTGAAGGAGAAGGGCTTAGTATAA
- a CDS encoding Maf family protein, translated as MDNTQQRPIILASTSPRRKELIASLHLAFDVIPSHANEDTPPEWTPEQTVQELALRKALAVYRGLEGREQEAIIVGSDTVVVLDGEILGKPLDEADAERMLSRLQGRVHRVFTGVACIDAGNGQSLVHYRQTDVTMKELSDATIRAYVQTGEPSDKAGSYAIQGIGASLIDRIEGCYFNVVGLPLSLLSDMLDGFGVHVLPRT; from the coding sequence TTGGATAACACACAACAGCGCCCTATTATTCTGGCCTCCACATCGCCTCGGCGCAAAGAACTGATCGCATCACTCCATCTAGCGTTTGATGTAATACCAAGTCATGCCAATGAAGATACACCACCAGAGTGGACACCTGAACAGACGGTACAGGAACTTGCTTTGCGCAAGGCGCTTGCCGTGTATCGCGGGCTTGAAGGCCGCGAGCAGGAAGCCATTATTGTTGGTAGTGACACCGTTGTTGTTCTGGATGGTGAGATTCTAGGCAAACCCTTAGACGAAGCGGATGCTGAACGTATGTTATCAAGGCTGCAGGGCCGCGTACATCGGGTGTTCACGGGCGTCGCTTGTATTGATGCGGGCAATGGACAGTCGTTAGTTCATTACCGCCAGACCGATGTAACGATGAAAGAGCTGTCGGATGCGACCATCCGTGCTTATGTGCAGACAGGTGAGCCTTCAGATAAGGCAGGATCATATGCCATTCAGGGCATTGGTGCTTCACTGATCGACCGCATTGAAGGATGTTACTTTAATGTGGTTGGCTTGCCGCTATCTTTGTTAAGTGATATGTTGGACGGGTTCGGCGTACATGTGCTGCCACGAACATGA
- a CDS encoding rod shape-determining protein: MFGGFTKDLGIDLGTANTLVYVRGKGIVVREPSVVAIRTDTNSIEAVGEAAKKMIGRTPGNIRAIRPMKDGVIADFDTTATMIKYFIREAQKQRSMFQRHPNVMVCVPSGITAVEQRAVEDATKQAGAREAYTIEEPFAAAIGADLPVWEPTGSMVVDIGGGTTEVAVISLGGIVTSRSVRVAGDEMDESVIQYIKRQYNLMIGERTSEQLKMDIGSAMPLEQVETMEIRGRDLVTGLPKTITITSDEISEALADTVNAIVEAVKVTLEKCPPELAADIMDRGIVLTGGGALLRNLDKLLAGETGMPVIVAENPLDCVAIGTGKALENIHLFKSRSSSAVRSKR, encoded by the coding sequence ATGTTTGGTGGTTTTACGAAAGATTTGGGTATTGACTTGGGGACAGCAAATACGTTGGTTTATGTACGAGGAAAAGGAATTGTGGTGCGAGAACCTTCGGTTGTCGCTATACGGACAGATACAAATAGCATTGAGGCAGTAGGTGAAGCCGCCAAAAAAATGATTGGACGTACACCAGGTAACATTCGTGCCATTCGTCCAATGAAAGATGGCGTTATTGCCGATTTCGATACAACGGCAACGATGATCAAATATTTCATCCGTGAGGCGCAGAAACAGCGCTCCATGTTCCAGCGTCATCCAAACGTGATGGTATGTGTACCATCCGGGATCACGGCAGTAGAACAACGTGCGGTTGAAGATGCAACCAAACAGGCTGGAGCACGTGAAGCCTATACGATTGAAGAGCCTTTTGCTGCTGCAATCGGTGCAGATCTGCCTGTATGGGAACCAACGGGTAGTATGGTTGTGGATATTGGTGGCGGTACAACGGAAGTGGCTGTTATCTCTCTTGGTGGTATTGTAACGAGCCGTTCGGTTCGTGTAGCAGGTGACGAGATGGATGAATCCGTTATCCAGTACATCAAACGACAATACAATCTGATGATCGGTGAGCGTACATCGGAGCAATTGAAGATGGACATCGGATCAGCTATGCCATTGGAACAAGTAGAAACGATGGAAATTCGTGGACGTGACCTTGTAACAGGTCTGCCGAAGACAATTACGATTACTTCGGACGAGATCAGTGAAGCGCTGGCTGATACTGTGAATGCAATTGTTGAAGCGGTAAAAGTAACACTGGAAAAATGCCCGCCTGAACTTGCTGCCGATATCATGGATCGGGGTATCGTTCTTACAGGTGGTGGGGCGTTGCTTCGCAACCTGGACAAGCTTCTCGCTGGTGAGACAGGAATGCCTGTCATCGTGGCTGAGAACCCGCTGGATTGTGTAGCGATCGGAACAGGTAAAGCGCTAGAGAATATTCATTTGTTCAAAAGCAGAAGCAGTTCGGCAGTTCGTTCCAAACGTTAA
- the minD gene encoding septum site-determining protein MinD, with the protein MGEAIVITSGKGGVGKTTTSANIGTALALLGKKVCLVDTDIGLRNLDVVMGLENRIIYDLCDVADGRCRLNQALVKDKRFEELYMLPAAQTRDKNSVSPEQVKDIILELKKDFEYVIIDCPAGIEQGFKNAVAGADQAIVVTTPENAAVRDADRVIGLLESSHIQSPKLVVNRIRNNMVKSGDMLDIDGILQVLNIDLIGIVPDDELVIKAANSGEPTVMNPDSLAAIAYRNIARRILGDTVPLMQLEQKKGAFTRFKKFFGMG; encoded by the coding sequence ATGGGAGAGGCGATCGTGATCACTTCGGGTAAAGGCGGCGTGGGTAAAACAACCACCTCGGCAAACATCGGGACAGCGCTGGCGTTGCTCGGCAAAAAGGTTTGTCTGGTAGATACCGATATCGGCCTTCGTAATTTGGATGTCGTGATGGGACTCGAAAACCGTATTATTTACGATCTGTGCGACGTTGCGGACGGCCGCTGCCGTCTGAATCAGGCTTTGGTCAAAGACAAGCGTTTCGAAGAATTATACATGTTGCCTGCGGCGCAGACGAGAGACAAAAACTCAGTGTCGCCAGAACAGGTCAAGGATATTATCCTTGAATTGAAAAAAGATTTTGAATACGTTATTATTGATTGCCCAGCCGGCATAGAGCAGGGTTTCAAAAATGCGGTAGCAGGAGCAGATCAGGCCATCGTGGTCACTACACCGGAAAATGCTGCAGTACGTGATGCGGATCGTGTCATCGGCCTGCTGGAGAGTTCACACATTCAATCACCAAAGCTGGTGGTGAATCGAATTCGCAATAATATGGTAAAATCGGGTGACATGTTAGATATCGATGGTATTTTACAAGTACTTAATATTGACCTGATTGGCATCGTGCCTGATGATGAACTGGTCATCAAAGCTGCCAATTCAGGAGAACCTACGGTCATGAATCCGGATTCACTTGCGGCGATTGCGTATCGGAATATCGCACGACGCATTCTGGGAGATACGGTCCCATTGATGCAGCTGGAGCAGAAAAAGGGCGCTTTTACTCGTTTCAAAAAGTTCTTCGGAATGGGTTAA
- the mreD gene encoding rod shape-determining protein MreD — MVTRKQVLFLLLFVLFIAEGTILPLLIPSGWQMRISANLVYIVILFIAVYHHRHTALVLGIFFGLLHDVVFYGEMIGPYGFSMGLSAYMMGLIFQAPRAPLPVMVSVVILGSLLNDTMLFFLYKLFQLNHVTFDWALIEYMIPNLFIHFVFALIIYVPLRKQLERIGKRRSKTEEAS; from the coding sequence ATGGTAACACGTAAGCAAGTTTTGTTCCTGTTACTATTCGTTTTATTCATTGCGGAAGGCACAATTTTGCCGCTGCTCATCCCTTCTGGCTGGCAGATGCGTATTTCTGCCAATCTGGTCTATATCGTCATTTTGTTTATCGCTGTATATCATCATCGACACACGGCACTAGTACTTGGTATATTTTTTGGACTATTGCATGACGTTGTATTCTACGGCGAGATGATTGGACCTTATGGATTCTCAATGGGATTATCGGCATATATGATGGGACTCATTTTTCAAGCACCACGTGCACCACTGCCGGTTATGGTATCGGTTGTCATTTTGGGAAGTCTGCTTAATGACACCATGCTATTTTTCCTGTACAAGCTCTTCCAACTTAACCACGTGACCTTTGACTGGGCGTTGATTGAATACATGATTCCTAATTTGTTCATTCATTTTGTGTTTGCCTTGATCATATATGTCCCGCTTCGGAAACAACTGGAGCGGATCGGCAAGAGACGGAGCAAGACAGAAGAAGCTTCCTAA
- a CDS encoding DUF4321 domain-containing protein, whose product MKKNFGMLLLFLLLGWMAGAWIAKALQPVKAVAFLTKATTIRWSPQADLDIISYNISLQFQMSLLSLIGMIAAVWLYRRL is encoded by the coding sequence ATGAAAAAAAACTTCGGCATGTTATTGCTGTTTCTGCTGCTCGGCTGGATGGCCGGAGCGTGGATCGCCAAGGCACTGCAGCCTGTAAAGGCAGTAGCCTTTCTTACGAAAGCCACGACCATACGTTGGTCGCCACAGGCTGATCTGGATATTATCAGTTATAATATTTCACTTCAATTTCAAATGAGCCTTCTGAGTCTGATCGGTATGATTGCCGCTGTGTGGCTGTATCGCAGACTGTAG
- the mreC gene encoding rod shape-determining protein MreC, whose protein sequence is MFELFKLLGNKRLFVLLVGLVTFIALMGFTLSPRTTLSWPEKFLKDSVGFVQYVFYKPASYVAGFFKDVANMRTVYDENEELRIAMGHYTRDRLKYNDMEQVNEQLQKALNFTEEQKNRYNYGSRIAQVISANSDPNSRTINIDIGENAGIKPGMAVTSQEGLVGVISHVSSYTSTVNLLTSMDANDPTSNAIAATAVGKEKVFGMIESYDPKTGMLKMTKISEDSNIKKGDEIISSGIINNFPKYMRIGEVEKVEVGEYGLTRTAIIKPYASFLDWKELIVIIPPEVKE, encoded by the coding sequence GTGTTCGAACTGTTTAAACTGCTAGGCAACAAAAGACTTTTTGTTTTGCTGGTGGGCCTTGTTACATTTATCGCGTTAATGGGCTTTACGCTCAGTCCGCGAACCACTCTATCCTGGCCGGAGAAATTCCTGAAGGATTCAGTTGGATTTGTACAATACGTATTTTACAAGCCCGCTTCCTATGTAGCGGGCTTTTTCAAAGATGTAGCGAACATGCGTACGGTATATGATGAGAATGAAGAGCTTCGCATCGCGATGGGTCACTATACCCGGGATCGGCTGAAGTACAATGATATGGAGCAAGTGAATGAGCAACTTCAGAAAGCGCTCAATTTCACCGAAGAACAGAAAAATCGATATAATTACGGTTCACGAATTGCTCAGGTTATCAGTGCCAATTCGGATCCAAATAGCAGAACCATTAACATTGACATCGGTGAAAATGCGGGAATTAAGCCGGGGATGGCCGTTACCTCCCAGGAAGGGCTGGTCGGCGTGATCAGTCATGTCAGCTCATATACATCAACGGTTAATCTGTTAACGTCCATGGATGCCAATGATCCGACATCCAATGCCATTGCAGCAACCGCAGTAGGTAAAGAGAAAGTGTTTGGTATGATTGAGAGCTACGATCCGAAGACGGGCATGCTCAAGATGACCAAAATTTCGGAGGATTCAAATATCAAAAAGGGTGATGAGATCATCTCTTCGGGAATCATCAATAACTTTCCCAAGTATATGCGGATTGGTGAAGTGGAAAAGGTTGAAGTTGGGGAGTACGGTTTAACGCGGACTGCGATTATCAAACCATACGCAAGCTTCCTTGATTGGAAAGAGCTGATTGTCATTATCCCGCCTGAGGTAAAAGAATAA
- a CDS encoding SPOR domain-containing protein, translating to MSNARMTFRFGDHESDKPENKRSSASSPLVTLSEELPHNQPLTPKQMDTTPSWTPEDIPGDWGETVLTSSTVPEPDERVSPDSNLNLDEAHYFGKRSGYGYVSHTDNPEEERHDLSNTHDDQGHDWLVDSENYSYKRNRPPRGWKMIGSVTGALVTGALFGMVILSFFNKEGALKPGNLLPVNQAVSTVTGQEGAAGTEQQVQTAATGSTYYALQYGVFSSPERAEQAKLELAQAGIAAGSDPEDGNRVYAGISADREEAKLLSSRLKAQGVELYVKEIVNPEINPAIFGGKQEDVQLFFTNSSALVEQLSTLSIQQLGQSAPTAVSAETMTAIQNKHQSWLTGLNSLSPGLTAEVQPIVGGMEKSMNDAITAIAEYNKNPDDVHMWSVQSDLMEYVLQQKKWLEAIKQ from the coding sequence GTGAGCAATGCTAGAATGACGTTTCGCTTCGGGGATCATGAGTCGGACAAGCCTGAAAATAAGAGGAGTTCCGCGTCCAGTCCATTGGTGACGTTAAGTGAAGAGTTACCGCATAATCAACCGCTAACGCCTAAGCAGATGGATACAACCCCATCATGGACGCCTGAGGATATCCCCGGAGACTGGGGAGAGACGGTGCTGACAAGCTCTACTGTACCTGAACCTGACGAGCGGGTGAGCCCTGATTCGAACTTGAACTTGGATGAGGCTCATTATTTTGGAAAGCGTTCCGGTTACGGTTATGTTAGTCACACCGATAATCCGGAGGAAGAGCGTCATGATCTGTCCAATACCCATGATGATCAAGGCCACGACTGGCTTGTAGATTCGGAGAACTATTCCTATAAGCGCAATCGCCCTCCAAGGGGCTGGAAAATGATTGGTTCTGTCACTGGGGCACTTGTTACCGGAGCGCTTTTTGGCATGGTTATTCTTTCATTTTTTAATAAAGAAGGAGCCCTAAAGCCAGGCAATCTTCTTCCCGTCAATCAGGCAGTTTCCACTGTGACGGGTCAGGAGGGGGCAGCAGGTACAGAACAGCAGGTACAGACAGCGGCTACTGGCAGCACGTATTATGCACTTCAATACGGCGTGTTCAGTTCTCCTGAACGAGCTGAGCAGGCCAAGCTTGAGCTGGCTCAGGCTGGTATAGCCGCAGGGTCTGATCCTGAAGATGGCAATCGAGTATATGCAGGCATTTCGGCTGATCGTGAAGAGGCCAAGCTACTTAGCTCCAGGCTAAAAGCTCAGGGAGTCGAACTGTATGTCAAGGAGATCGTGAACCCTGAGATCAATCCGGCTATATTCGGTGGCAAGCAAGAGGATGTGCAGCTTTTCTTCACAAACAGTTCTGCACTGGTCGAACAATTGTCTACCTTGTCCATTCAGCAGTTGGGACAATCCGCACCGACAGCAGTCTCTGCAGAAACGATGACCGCGATTCAGAATAAGCACCAGTCGTGGTTAACCGGTTTGAATAGCCTCTCACCCGGCCTGACTGCGGAGGTACAACCTATTGTTGGTGGAATGGAGAAATCAATGAACGATGCAATAACGGCTATTGCAGAGTACAACAAGAACCCGGATGATGTGCACATGTGGTCTGTGCAGTCCGATCTGATGGAATATGTACTGCAGCAGAAAAAATGGCTTGAAGCGATAAAGCAGTAA